From a region of the Methylomonas rapida genome:
- a CDS encoding circadian clock KaiB family protein, with amino-acid sequence MSKAKPESATKASDPVWELRLYVAGQSPKALAAFSNLKRICEEHLEGRYRIEVIDLLQNPQLAADEQIFALPTLVRKLPQPIRKIIGDLSNTERVLVGLDLRVSP; translated from the coding sequence ATGAGCAAAGCAAAGCCAGAAAGCGCCACCAAGGCATCCGATCCCGTATGGGAGCTGCGCCTCTACGTGGCCGGGCAGTCCCCCAAGGCGCTGGCCGCCTTCAGCAATCTCAAGCGCATCTGCGAGGAACATCTCGAAGGACGATACCGCATCGAGGTCATCGATCTCCTGCAGAATCCGCAATTGGCGGCGGACGAGCAGATTTTCGCCCTGCCGACGCTGGTGCGCAAGCTCCCGCAACCGATACGCAAGATCATCGGCGACCTCTCCAATACCGAACGGGTGTTGGTCGGCCTCGATCTGCGCGTCAGCCCATGA
- a CDS encoding NADH-quinone oxidoreductase subunit B family protein: MTNKIKVATTSLAGCFGCHMSFLDIDERIVALAEVAEFDRSPITDIEHCGPCDIGLIEGGVCNSENVHVLREFRKNCKILVAVGACAINGGLPAMRNYVNLEDCLLEAYRDGIGVENAQIPSDPELPLLLDKVHPIHEIVKVDYFMPGCPPSADVFWTFLTALVEGREPALPYELVHYD, from the coding sequence ATGACAAATAAGATCAAAGTCGCAACCACCTCCCTGGCGGGTTGCTTCGGCTGTCACATGTCGTTTCTGGACATCGACGAGCGCATCGTTGCGCTGGCCGAGGTCGCCGAATTCGACCGTTCGCCGATTACCGACATCGAACATTGCGGACCGTGCGACATCGGCTTGATCGAAGGCGGCGTCTGCAACTCGGAAAACGTGCATGTGCTGCGCGAGTTCCGCAAAAACTGCAAAATCCTGGTCGCCGTCGGCGCCTGCGCGATCAACGGCGGCCTGCCGGCGATGCGCAATTATGTCAATCTGGAAGACTGCCTGCTGGAAGCCTATCGCGATGGCATTGGCGTCGAAAACGCGCAAATCCCCAGCGATCCGGAGCTGCCGTTATTGCTCGACAAGGTGCATCCCATCCATGAAATCGTCAAGGTCGATTACTTCATGCCGGGCTGCCCACCGTCCGCCGACGTATTCTGGACCTTCCTGACCGCGCTGGTGGAAGGCCGCGAACCGGCTTTACCCTATGAATTAGTCCATTACGACTAA
- a CDS encoding PAS domain S-box protein, translated as MLINLINNVAFLIALVAAGQIVIARLYQKPLNCRVMLGVLFGSVALLDMANAVIFSPGVFFDGRSIVLTVAGVVGGGVTAAIAAGMTALYRYQLGGNGATVGIVTALLSALLGVLARHWWQRRTHPPWLIDYLALGVVVQLTQLAAFTQLPNRVGYAFVEQAGWVLLLLYPLATMILCLIFQGYEQQLIDQAVLKSARDKVEAEMRASMERFHAYFDHSFVGLAITSPEHGWIEVNDSLCATLGYSRDELIRMTWAELTHPDDLAPDLAQFNRMLAGEIDGYALDKRFIHKDGHLIYARLLISSVRKPDGSVNYVFAMVDDITERKRAVEDLKRRNDELTRFNQAAAGRELRMIELKQTINELSRRLGEAPPYELAFLPQEDSEQLSLSTDSLPANNREEK; from the coding sequence ATGCTAATCAACCTGATCAATAACGTGGCTTTCCTGATCGCGCTGGTGGCGGCTGGACAGATCGTTATTGCGCGTCTCTACCAGAAACCGTTGAATTGCCGCGTCATGCTCGGCGTGCTGTTTGGCAGCGTGGCCTTGCTGGACATGGCAAACGCGGTGATTTTTTCACCCGGTGTGTTCTTCGACGGCCGTTCGATTGTGCTGACGGTGGCCGGAGTGGTGGGGGGCGGCGTTACCGCGGCGATTGCGGCGGGCATGACGGCGCTCTATCGCTACCAGTTGGGCGGCAACGGCGCTACGGTCGGCATCGTGACCGCGCTGCTGTCGGCTTTGCTGGGAGTGCTGGCCCGACACTGGTGGCAGCGGCGCACCCACCCCCCGTGGTTGATCGACTATCTCGCGCTGGGCGTCGTCGTGCAGTTGACGCAGTTGGCCGCCTTCACGCAACTGCCCAATCGCGTTGGTTATGCCTTTGTCGAGCAGGCCGGGTGGGTGCTTTTGTTGCTCTACCCGCTGGCTACCATGATCCTGTGCCTGATTTTCCAGGGTTACGAACAACAGTTGATCGATCAGGCGGTGCTGAAAAGTGCTCGGGACAAAGTCGAGGCTGAAATGCGCGCCAGCATGGAACGTTTTCATGCCTATTTCGATCATTCCTTCGTCGGTCTCGCCATCACCAGCCCGGAACACGGCTGGATCGAAGTCAACGATAGCTTGTGCGCCACGCTGGGATACAGTCGGGATGAGCTGATCCGCATGACCTGGGCGGAACTGACCCACCCTGATGATCTGGCGCCAGACCTGGCCCAATTCAACCGCATGCTGGCCGGCGAGATCGACGGTTATGCGTTGGACAAGCGCTTCATCCACAAGGATGGCCACTTGATCTACGCGCGTCTACTGATCAGCTCCGTGCGCAAGCCCGATGGCAGCGTGAATTATGTCTTTGCCATGGTGGATGACATCACCGAACGCAAGCGGGCGGTGGAGGATCTGAAGCGCCGGAATGATGAACTGACCCGCTTCAACCAGGCTGCCGCCGGTCGTGAGCTGCGCATGATCGAACTCAAGCAGACGATCAACGAACTCTCGCGCCGGCTGGGCGAAGCGCCGCCCTACGAGCTGGCGTTCCTGCCGCAAGAAGACAGCGAACAGCTATCCCTTTCCACGGACTCGTTACCCGCCAACAACCGCGAGGAGAAATAG
- a CDS encoding 2Fe-2S iron-sulfur cluster-binding protein produces MTGTINLDGQTIPFTEGQTIIEAATAAGVYIPHLCHKPGYTPHGSCKLCTVKVNGRNCSACTFPAADGQTVISNNDELAHDRRRITQMLFVEGNHFCPSCEKSGNCQLQGVAYHLQMYDNHFPHFFALREVDASHPDILIDHNRCIFCNLCVRASQEKDGKNVFGIAGRGINKRLVINSPSGQLKDSDIAVDDCAAHICPTGAILIKRTGFQVPIGQRIYDHKQISEVALAAEGGSCSRPAAALAPSQEVAHDK; encoded by the coding sequence ATGACAGGCACCATCAATCTCGACGGCCAAACCATCCCGTTCACCGAAGGCCAAACCATCATCGAAGCCGCCACCGCAGCCGGCGTCTACATTCCGCATCTGTGCCACAAACCGGGCTACACCCCGCACGGCAGCTGCAAGCTCTGCACCGTCAAGGTCAATGGTCGCAACTGCTCGGCCTGCACCTTTCCGGCCGCGGACGGCCAGACCGTCATCAGCAACAACGACGAACTGGCGCATGACCGCCGCCGCATCACGCAAATGCTGTTCGTCGAAGGCAATCATTTCTGCCCGTCCTGCGAAAAATCCGGCAACTGCCAATTGCAAGGCGTGGCCTACCATTTACAGATGTATGACAACCATTTCCCGCATTTCTTCGCCCTTAGGGAAGTCGATGCCTCGCATCCGGACATTCTGATAGACCACAACCGCTGCATTTTCTGCAATCTGTGCGTGCGCGCCAGCCAGGAAAAAGACGGCAAGAACGTGTTCGGCATCGCCGGCCGCGGCATCAACAAGCGCTTGGTCATCAATTCGCCGAGCGGACAACTGAAGGATAGCGACATAGCGGTCGACGACTGCGCCGCGCATATCTGCCCGACCGGCGCGATTCTGATCAAACGCACGGGCTTCCAGGTACCGATTGGACAACGTATTTACGACCACAAACAAATCAGCGAAGTGGCGCTCGCCGCGGAAGGCGGCTCCTGTTCCCGACCCGCTGCCGCACTCGCCCCATCCCAGGAGGTCGCCCATGACAAATAA
- a CDS encoding hydrogenase maturation protease gives MIKPILLFGYGNLSRGDDAVGPLVLDYLERRVDAARIEFLTDFQLQIEHALDLQGRELVIFVDASVTGDDAFAFTRLKPCRDNSYTSHAMSPSALLQVFETVTGQTPPPSFLLSIKTESFELGEDLSASAAENLQHACDFAERLVAMPISDIIAGNRMLLESITEF, from the coding sequence ATGATCAAACCCATCCTGCTGTTCGGCTACGGCAATCTCAGCCGTGGCGATGATGCCGTCGGCCCGCTGGTTCTGGACTACCTGGAACGTCGGGTCGATGCCGCCCGCATCGAATTTTTAACCGATTTTCAACTACAGATCGAACATGCGCTGGATTTGCAAGGACGCGAGCTGGTAATTTTCGTCGACGCCTCGGTCACGGGCGACGACGCCTTTGCCTTTACCCGGCTCAAGCCCTGCCGCGACAACAGCTATACCAGCCACGCGATGAGCCCCTCCGCGTTGCTGCAAGTCTTCGAGACCGTAACCGGCCAAACACCCCCACCAAGCTTTTTACTCAGCATCAAAACCGAATCCTTCGAACTCGGCGAAGATCTCAGCGCCAGCGCCGCGGAAAATCTGCAACACGCTTGCGACTTTGCTGAACGGCTAGTAGCCATGCCTATATCCGACATCATTGCCGGGAACAGGATGCTGCTGGAGTCAATAACCGAGTTTTAA
- a CDS encoding Ni/Fe hydrogenase subunit alpha, protein MYEHLETASNPANLKRVVVDPVSRVEGHGKVSLLLDENNKIQQARLHIVEFRGFEKFIQGRPYWELPVMVQRLCGICPVSHHLAAAKAIDQLVGVDPDNLPPAADKLRRLLHFGQVLQSHALHFFHLSSPDLLFGFESDIGKRNVIAVLAEYPDIGLQGVKLRKYGQEVIRMVSGKRVHGTGAIAGGMNKALSKEERDYLLQDIDQMIAWSEAAVALIKQVHTSNLPFYDEFATIRSNYLGLVKPNGALELYHGGIRAKNDKGETIVDHFDYCDYTDLIHEEVRSWSYMKFPYLTSLGKDLGWYRVGPLARVNNCDFIDTPLAEAARADFKQHGGEAMVHSTLAFHWARLIEVLHCAESIKTLLHDPDVMSNDLVAKGEKRYEGIGVIEAPRGTLFHHYQVDDNDIVTKANLIVSTTSNNMGMNESVRQVAAEYLSGRELTEPLLNNLEVAIRAYDPCLSCATHAVGKMPLQLELIDSQGETIDRLVRHGNGAFEHGLT, encoded by the coding sequence ATGTACGAACATCTTGAAACCGCCTCCAACCCCGCCAACCTGAAACGGGTGGTGGTCGATCCCGTTTCCCGCGTCGAAGGCCACGGCAAAGTCAGCTTGTTGCTCGATGAAAACAACAAGATACAACAAGCCCGGCTGCACATCGTCGAGTTTCGCGGCTTCGAAAAATTCATCCAGGGCCGCCCGTACTGGGAACTACCCGTCATGGTGCAACGCCTGTGCGGCATTTGTCCGGTCAGCCACCATCTGGCCGCAGCCAAGGCCATAGACCAACTGGTCGGCGTCGATCCGGACAATCTGCCGCCGGCCGCCGACAAATTGCGCCGCCTGCTGCATTTCGGCCAAGTGCTGCAATCGCATGCGCTGCACTTTTTCCATCTATCCAGCCCCGATTTGCTGTTCGGTTTCGAAAGCGACATCGGTAAACGCAACGTGATCGCGGTACTGGCCGAATATCCCGACATCGGCCTGCAAGGCGTCAAATTGCGCAAATACGGCCAGGAAGTCATCCGCATGGTGTCCGGCAAACGCGTGCATGGCACCGGCGCCATTGCCGGCGGCATGAACAAGGCCTTGAGCAAGGAAGAACGCGATTATCTGCTGCAGGACATCGATCAGATGATTGCCTGGTCGGAAGCCGCCGTCGCCCTGATCAAACAAGTGCATACCTCGAACCTGCCGTTCTACGACGAATTCGCCACGATACGCAGCAATTACCTGGGCCTGGTCAAACCCAACGGCGCGCTGGAGCTATATCACGGCGGCATTCGGGCCAAAAACGACAAAGGCGAAACCATCGTCGATCATTTCGACTACTGCGATTACACCGACCTGATCCATGAAGAAGTGCGTTCCTGGAGCTACATGAAGTTCCCGTACCTGACATCATTGGGTAAAGACCTGGGCTGGTATCGCGTCGGACCGCTGGCGCGCGTCAACAACTGCGACTTCATCGACACGCCACTGGCGGAAGCCGCTCGCGCCGACTTCAAACAACACGGCGGCGAAGCCATGGTACACAGCACGCTGGCCTTCCATTGGGCTCGCCTGATCGAAGTGCTGCATTGTGCCGAAAGCATCAAAACCTTGCTGCACGATCCGGATGTGATGAGCAACGATCTGGTCGCCAAGGGTGAAAAACGTTACGAAGGCATAGGCGTGATCGAAGCGCCGCGCGGCACGCTGTTCCACCATTATCAGGTCGACGACAACGACATCGTCACCAAGGCCAACCTGATCGTATCGACCACCAGCAACAACATGGGCATGAACGAATCGGTGCGGCAGGTGGCAGCAGAATATCTGTCCGGTCGCGAACTCACCGAGCCCTTGCTGAACAATCTGGAAGTGGCCATCCGCGCCTATGACCCTTGCCTGTCCTGCGCGACGCATGCGGTCGGCAAAATGCCGCTACAACTGGAACTGATCGATTCCCAAGGTGAAACGATAGATCGCCTGGTGCGCCACGGAAACGGCGCTTTCGAACACGGACTGACATGA
- a CDS encoding NAD(P)H-dependent oxidoreductase subunit E, with protein sequence MKTFLDTVLAKANYQPVRLMSILRDVQAEYRHIPAEAIDILAVALKIPRTQIIAVVEFYSFFHLTPQGRYDILISDSITDRMLDKENLLSYLSSALKVKVGEVRADGLVSLNNTSCTGMCDQGPAGLVNGLALTRLDRPKIDEIAILIEGQTPLQEWPAHLFAVNDNIHKAGLLLNASFEKGTAIQAAFSNGTSSTLAELDYSGLRGRGGAGFKTAMKWRFCAEEKADAHYVVCNADEGEPGTFKDRVLLNSYADQVFEGMTLCAAIIGAKQGFLYLRGEYLHLYDKLQATLAQRRDENLLGTDILGLGLDFDIEICLGAGAYICGEESALIESLEGKPGIPRNRPPYPVSSGYLNKPTVVNNVETFMAAANIAIHGGDWFAKVGTEKSTGSKILSICGDCAKPGIYEYPFGTPIRQILDDCGAEDVMGVQIGGPSGTFISNQELDRKLAFEDLATGGSFIVFNHSRNVLAIAQNFTHFFAHESCGFCTPCRVGTSLLKNQLDKIVNGHGSAGDVAELEKICQLVKSNSHCGLGQTAANPILTTLQRYPDVYEKQLKDISYEPGFDLDGSLAIARRMAHRDDAAAHLSQVEE encoded by the coding sequence ATGAAAACATTCTTAGATACAGTGCTGGCAAAAGCAAATTACCAACCGGTTAGGCTAATGTCGATACTGAGAGACGTACAAGCCGAATATCGCCATATTCCCGCCGAAGCCATCGACATTCTGGCCGTGGCCCTCAAGATACCGCGCACCCAAATCATAGCGGTCGTCGAATTCTACAGCTTTTTCCACCTGACCCCGCAGGGCCGCTACGATATTCTGATCAGCGATTCGATCACCGACCGTATGCTGGATAAGGAAAACCTGCTCAGCTACCTGTCCAGCGCATTGAAAGTCAAGGTTGGCGAAGTCCGGGCCGATGGCCTGGTCAGTTTGAACAACACCTCCTGCACCGGCATGTGCGACCAGGGACCGGCCGGTCTGGTCAACGGTTTGGCTTTGACGCGACTGGACAGACCCAAAATCGATGAAATCGCGATTTTGATCGAAGGGCAAACACCGTTGCAGGAATGGCCCGCACACTTGTTTGCGGTCAACGACAATATTCATAAGGCAGGGTTGCTGCTCAATGCCTCGTTCGAGAAAGGCACGGCCATCCAGGCTGCCTTCAGCAACGGCACGTCGTCTACCTTGGCCGAACTCGACTATTCCGGCCTGCGCGGCCGAGGCGGGGCCGGTTTTAAAACCGCGATGAAATGGCGCTTCTGCGCCGAAGAAAAAGCCGATGCCCATTATGTGGTTTGCAATGCCGACGAGGGTGAGCCCGGCACCTTCAAGGACAGGGTATTGCTGAACAGCTATGCCGACCAGGTGTTTGAAGGCATGACGCTCTGCGCGGCCATCATCGGCGCGAAACAAGGTTTTTTATACCTGCGCGGTGAATATCTACACCTGTACGACAAACTACAAGCCACTCTGGCACAACGGCGGGACGAAAACCTGCTGGGTACCGACATCCTCGGCCTAGGGCTGGATTTCGACATCGAAATCTGCCTGGGTGCCGGCGCTTATATTTGCGGCGAGGAATCGGCCTTGATCGAATCGCTGGAAGGCAAGCCCGGCATACCGCGCAATCGCCCGCCCTATCCCGTCAGCAGCGGTTATTTGAATAAACCCACGGTCGTCAACAACGTGGAAACTTTCATGGCCGCAGCCAATATCGCCATTCACGGCGGCGACTGGTTCGCCAAGGTCGGCACCGAGAAATCGACCGGCAGCAAAATACTCAGCATTTGCGGCGACTGCGCGAAGCCCGGCATCTACGAATATCCCTTCGGCACCCCAATTCGCCAGATTCTGGATGATTGCGGCGCCGAAGACGTCATGGGCGTGCAAATCGGCGGCCCGTCCGGTACCTTTATCTCCAATCAGGAATTGGATAGAAAGCTCGCCTTTGAAGATCTTGCCACCGGCGGCTCGTTCATCGTCTTCAACCACAGCCGCAACGTGCTGGCCATCGCGCAGAACTTCACGCACTTCTTCGCTCACGAGAGTTGCGGCTTCTGCACGCCTTGCCGGGTCGGCACCTCGCTGCTGAAAAATCAACTGGATAAAATCGTCAACGGCCACGGCTCGGCGGGCGACGTGGCTGAACTGGAAAAAATCTGCCAACTGGTCAAAAGCAACAGCCACTGCGGCTTGGGCCAAACCGCGGCCAATCCCATTTTAACCACGCTGCAACGCTATCCCGACGTCTATGAAAAGCAACTGAAAGACATCAGCTACGAGCCCGGCTTCGATCTGGACGGCTCGCTGGCAATCGCTCGCCGCATGGCGCATCGCGACGATGCCGCCGCGCATTTGTCGCAAGTGGAGGAATAA
- a CDS encoding response regulator, with amino-acid sequence MPEHTILIVDDEPTNLAILTTLLQPYYRVRAANSGRRCLVAAQPPRTPDLILLDVMMPEMNGYDVLRELRAEPATRDIPVLFVTALDDEADEELGLELGAADYLTKPIRPGILLARVRTQLDAKCGRDFLRDRNTLLEEEVARRMRENDLTQLVSIRALAHLAETRDPETGNHILRTQAYVHLLATALRRHPRFSDVLTPRYCDLLTKSAPLHDIGKVGIPDAILLKPDRLTEAEWMVMKTHARLGVEAIEKAEADIDMPLDFLVLAKQIAHWHHEKWDGSGYPNGLAGEAIPVAARFMALADVFDALISVRVYKPAMSCEAARDIIVAGRGRHFDPDVADAFLANFEEFARIAERHHDSST; translated from the coding sequence ATGCCTGAACACACCATTCTAATCGTCGACGACGAGCCAACCAATCTCGCGATCCTGACGACGCTTCTGCAACCTTACTACAGGGTGCGCGCAGCCAATTCTGGCCGTCGCTGCCTGGTTGCGGCGCAGCCCCCTCGGACGCCCGATCTCATCCTGCTCGACGTAATGATGCCGGAGATGAATGGTTACGACGTCCTGCGGGAGCTGCGCGCCGAACCGGCCACCCGCGACATCCCAGTCCTCTTCGTCACGGCACTCGATGACGAAGCCGACGAGGAGCTTGGCCTGGAACTGGGCGCTGCCGATTACCTGACCAAGCCGATTCGCCCCGGCATCCTGCTGGCCCGTGTGCGGACTCAACTCGACGCCAAATGCGGCCGCGATTTTTTGCGCGACCGCAACACGCTGCTGGAAGAAGAGGTGGCGCGGCGCATGCGCGAAAATGACCTGACCCAACTGGTCAGCATCCGCGCCCTGGCCCACCTGGCCGAAACGCGCGATCCCGAAACAGGCAACCACATTCTGCGTACTCAGGCCTATGTCCACCTGCTCGCCACGGCGCTGCGCCGGCACCCGCGCTTCAGCGATGTGCTCACCCCGCGCTACTGTGACCTGCTGACCAAGTCGGCCCCGCTGCACGACATCGGCAAGGTCGGCATTCCCGACGCGATCCTGCTCAAGCCGGACCGGCTCACCGAGGCCGAATGGATGGTCATGAAAACCCATGCCAGGCTGGGCGTCGAAGCTATCGAGAAGGCCGAGGCCGACATCGACATGCCCCTGGATTTCCTCGTACTGGCCAAGCAAATCGCCCACTGGCACCATGAAAAATGGGATGGCAGCGGCTACCCCAATGGCCTGGCCGGAGAGGCCATCCCCGTTGCCGCCCGCTTCATGGCGCTGGCCGATGTCTTCGATGCGCTGATTTCGGTGCGTGTGTACAAACCGGCCATGTCCTGCGAAGCCGCGCGCGACATCATCGTTGCCGGCCGTGGCCGCCATTTCGATCCCGATGTTGCCGATGCCTTCCTGGCGAATTTCGAGGAATTCGCCCGCATCGCCGAGCGCCATCACGACTCCTCCACCTGA
- the kaiC gene encoding circadian clock protein KaiC, with the protein MKKPMKTLPAQTLSLLTKSPTGIRGLDDITGGGLPAGRTTLVCGGAGCGKTLLAMEFLVHGALEYGEPGVFMTFEETSADLAKNVASLGFDLPGLIAGKKLAVDHVAIERSEIEETGEYDLGGLFIRLGYAIDSIGAKRVALDTVEALFSALPNQAILRAELRRLFRFLKDKNVTAVITGERGEGTLTRYGIEEYVSDCVIMLDHRVSEQMSTRRLRVAKYRGSMHGTNEYPFLIDEQGIFVLPVTSLGLDHEVVMERIPTGIPRLDDMLGGQGYFSGSSILISGTAGCGKTSVAAHLADATCRRGERCLSFLFEESPNQLMRNMRSIGLDLQPWVKQGLLRLQAARPSLYGLEMHLAVMLKTIDEFQPSVVVVDPISSFSAASSPFQVKSMLIRLVDFLKVKGITALLVNLTTGASAPEYTEMEISSLIDTWLLLRDIELNGERNRGMYVLKSRGMAHSNQIREFKLTQHGVELLDVYVGPAGVLTGSTRLAQEARERAERLAAQQDVEEQQAVLERKRHALESQIAALRAEFAATEVEVKRLIRQGEQRRERLEQDMAEMRRCRQADAAVANNQEKSR; encoded by the coding sequence ATGAAAAAACCCATGAAGACCCTGCCCGCTCAGACTCTCAGCCTTCTCACCAAATCCCCCACCGGCATTCGCGGACTGGACGACATCACCGGCGGCGGCCTGCCCGCGGGCCGGACTACGCTGGTGTGCGGCGGTGCCGGCTGCGGCAAGACGCTGCTAGCGATGGAGTTCCTGGTCCACGGCGCGTTGGAATACGGCGAACCGGGCGTATTCATGACCTTCGAGGAAACCTCCGCGGACCTCGCCAAGAACGTAGCCTCGCTCGGCTTCGATCTGCCGGGATTGATCGCCGGCAAAAAGCTCGCGGTGGATCATGTGGCCATCGAACGCAGCGAGATCGAGGAGACCGGCGAATACGACCTTGGCGGGCTGTTCATCCGCCTGGGGTACGCCATCGATTCCATCGGCGCGAAGCGTGTGGCACTGGACACGGTGGAAGCGCTGTTCTCCGCCCTGCCCAATCAAGCGATCCTGCGCGCGGAGCTGCGCCGGCTGTTCCGTTTCCTCAAGGACAAGAACGTCACCGCCGTCATTACGGGCGAGCGCGGCGAGGGCACCCTGACGCGCTACGGCATCGAGGAATATGTCTCCGATTGCGTAATCATGCTCGACCATCGCGTGAGCGAGCAGATGTCCACCCGGCGCCTGCGCGTGGCCAAATACCGGGGCTCCATGCATGGCACCAACGAATATCCCTTCCTGATCGATGAACAGGGCATTTTCGTGCTGCCGGTGACCTCGCTCGGGCTGGATCACGAGGTCGTCATGGAGCGCATCCCCACCGGTATCCCACGACTGGACGACATGCTCGGCGGCCAGGGGTATTTTAGTGGCAGCAGCATCCTGATCTCCGGCACGGCGGGCTGTGGCAAAACCAGCGTGGCGGCGCACTTGGCCGACGCCACCTGCCGGCGCGGGGAGCGTTGCCTGTCGTTTTTGTTCGAGGAATCCCCCAACCAGTTGATGCGCAACATGCGTTCCATCGGGCTGGACTTGCAGCCGTGGGTGAAGCAGGGACTTTTGCGGTTGCAGGCGGCGCGGCCCTCGCTCTATGGCCTGGAAATGCATCTCGCCGTCATGCTCAAGACGATCGATGAGTTTCAACCTTCGGTCGTGGTCGTGGACCCGATCAGCAGCTTCAGCGCGGCTAGCAGTCCATTCCAGGTCAAGTCCATGCTCATCCGGCTGGTGGACTTTCTCAAGGTCAAGGGCATCACCGCGCTGCTGGTCAACCTGACCACCGGAGCCAGCGCACCGGAGTACACCGAGATGGAAATCTCCTCATTGATAGACACCTGGCTGCTGCTGCGCGACATCGAACTGAACGGCGAGCGCAACCGTGGCATGTATGTCCTCAAATCGCGCGGCATGGCGCACTCGAATCAGATCCGCGAGTTCAAACTCACGCAGCACGGCGTGGAATTGCTGGACGTGTATGTCGGCCCCGCCGGCGTGTTGACCGGCTCCACGCGGCTGGCGCAGGAAGCGCGCGAACGGGCGGAGCGCCTGGCCGCCCAACAGGATGTGGAAGAACAGCAGGCGGTCCTGGAACGCAAACGCCACGCGCTGGAAAGCCAGATCGCCGCCCTGCGCGCCGAATTTGCCGCCACCGAGGTGGAAGTCAAACGCCTCATTCGCCAGGGCGAGCAGCGCCGCGAGCGCCTGGAGCAGGATATGGCCGAGATGCGCCGTTGCCGCCAGGCCGATGCCGCCGTCGCCAACAATCAGGAGAAATCGAGATGA
- a CDS encoding circadian clock KaiB family protein: MNDSSSTLAALRGPSGKGPYVLRLYIAGNTPQSNRAIENLKKLCENRLRGLYELTIVDLHQMPDAGRDERVICAPTLVKRSPPPVRRLTGDLSNPDRVLRALDIQPETE, from the coding sequence ATGAACGACAGCAGTTCCACCCTGGCAGCGCTGCGGGGCCCATCCGGCAAGGGGCCTTACGTGCTGAGGCTCTACATCGCCGGCAACACGCCACAGTCCAACCGCGCCATCGAGAACCTGAAGAAGTTGTGCGAAAACCGCCTGCGGGGCCTCTACGAACTGACCATCGTCGATCTCCACCAGATGCCTGACGCTGGCCGAGACGAACGGGTCATTTGCGCGCCGACGCTCGTCAAGCGAAGCCCGCCGCCGGTGCGCCGGCTGACCGGCGACCTGTCGAACCCCGACCGGGTCCTGCGCGCGCTGGATATCCAGCCGGAAACGGAGTAG
- a CDS encoding PAS domain S-box protein, whose amino-acid sequence MSAEQQSREEWVREVEALRARLDEAEETLRAIRGGEVDALVVAGPHGDQVFTLNSADHPYRVFIEEMNEGAVTLSDEGLILYCNRGYAEIIKTPLEQLIGAAFASFVEPADLPAFLTLLQDSRNGRAIGEINGRAADTSVPLRLSLTRLPTGSAGVVCVVVMDMTESKQREDALLRAHAALTQTLRELEVSRVAALNMMEDAVEAKKAVEAANLELQQHIAQRQRSEAEIQRQLAELQQWYEVMLDREDRVLELKREADILRQRLDEPPLYAVELAADSSTVAPTVVEADDTAKSSPATEHGHD is encoded by the coding sequence ATGTCGGCGGAACAACAATCCCGGGAAGAATGGGTGCGTGAGGTAGAGGCATTGCGTGCCCGGCTCGACGAGGCCGAGGAAACGCTACGGGCGATCCGCGGCGGCGAGGTGGATGCCCTGGTGGTGGCGGGGCCCCACGGCGATCAGGTGTTCACGCTGAATAGCGCCGACCATCCCTACCGCGTGTTCATCGAGGAAATGAACGAGGGTGCGGTGACGCTGTCGGACGAAGGTTTGATCCTGTATTGCAACCGAGGCTACGCCGAGATCATCAAAACTCCGCTGGAGCAGTTAATCGGCGCGGCCTTTGCGTCTTTCGTGGAGCCCGCGGACCTGCCGGCCTTCCTGACCCTGCTGCAAGACAGCCGGAACGGGAGGGCCATCGGCGAAATCAATGGCCGCGCCGCCGATACCTCGGTACCGTTGCGCCTGTCGCTGACCCGCCTGCCGACCGGCTCTGCCGGAGTCGTTTGTGTCGTGGTGATGGACATGACCGAGTCGAAGCAGAGGGAAGACGCATTGCTGCGGGCGCATGCCGCCCTGACCCAAACCCTGCGTGAATTGGAGGTTTCCCGCGTGGCGGCCCTCAACATGATGGAAGACGCCGTCGAAGCCAAAAAAGCGGTCGAGGCGGCCAACCTGGAACTGCAACAGCACATCGCTCAGCGCCAGCGCAGTGAAGCCGAGATCCAGCGGCAACTCGCCGAACTGCAGCAGTGGTATGAGGTGATGCTGGATCGCGAGGACCGTGTGCTCGAACTCAAACGCGAGGCCGATATCCTGCGCCAACGGCTGGACGAACCGCCGCTCTATGCCGTCGAACTGGCCGCCGATTCGTCCACGGTGGCGCCAACCGTTGTCGAGGCGGATGACACCGCCAAATCCAGCCCAGCGACGGAACACGGTCATGACTAA